A window of Chloroflexota bacterium genomic DNA:
ACGCAATTCGCTTCCAGCCGTCGGTTGTTGGAACCATCCTGGGAATGTCGTTCCGTTCGCGTTCGTGATCGTTAGCCATCCGCCACTATGCGCGGTCACGATTTCGCGCGCGCCATCGTTGTTCACATCCGCGACGACGACCGAGGGCCAACCGCGTCCTCCACTGGGATTCGCAATGATCCACTGGTCGCTTCCATCCTCACCGTTAACGACGACGATGCGATAATCGGTCCAGATGACTTCGGGCTTGCCATCGTTGTCGAGATCGGCGACGGCAGGCGAGGAGTACCAACCGGTGCGACACCAGGTCGTTTGGCATCCGCCGTTTTGCCATTTGAGTACCGGCGCAGAAATCGCGCGTGGAGTCGCGCTAGTGGGTTGTGCGATCGGCGCGAGGAAAAACGCGAACGCCGTCGCGAGGAGCCATTTGTTCATACGAACATCATAGCGGCATCGCGGCAAAGTGTAAATGGTTGCAAGGTACTGAATACAAAAAATCGGACGCGGATTAACGCGGATGCACGCGGATAAAATGAAAATCCGCGTTTGTCCGCGTTAATCCGCGTTCCATTCCAAGATTAATCACGGCTTTGGATACACCTGGACGAACGCGCCTTCCTTCACCTGGAACACAAACACGCGTTGCTCTTTCAAATCGCCGCTCGCATCATAATTCACCTTGCCAACGAGCGTCGCCAGATCGAGCGCGCGGATCGCGTCCGCGACGCGCGCGGCGTCGAGCGTGTTCGCTTTCTTCACACCTTCGGCGAGGACTGCCATCGCCGCATAACCTGGAACGCTGTACGTGTCTGGGTTGCGTGATTCGACTTTTTGGTAATCGCTCCACCACGCCTTGTCGCCGACGATTTTCGGATCGGGCGAAATCGCGCCGACGTACGTGCCTTCGCTCGCGGGCGCGGCTTCGTCCACGTACGTCGAGTTAAAGCATCCATCCGAGCAAATGAATTTCGCGTTGATGCCGGCGTCGCGCAATTCGGGAAGCAAGACCATGCCTTCGGTTTCATAGCCCGCAAGGAAAACGACATCGGGTTGCGCGTTCTTGATCTGCGGAATGAATTTCGCGTACGTCGTTTGCGCTTCGGGAATTTTCACGACGGCGGCAGGCGTGATGTTGAGCGACTTGAACGCGTTCGCCATTTGATCGCGCAGACCATTGCCGTACTCATTGTCCGCGTGAACGACGACGACACGCTTGCCGCCAAGTTGCTCGACGATGAATTTGGCGAGCGCGGGCGCTTGCGCGGCATCGGTCGCGTTGACACGGAAAAAGTTGCGATACCCTTGCTTGGTCAGCGACACTTCGGACGCGGTCGGCGTGATGACGATGAGCGGCAAATCTTTATAGACTTGCATCGCGGCGAGCGTTTGCCCGCTGTTCAAGTGACCGATTACGCCGATCACTTTTTTGCCTTGCTTGATCGCGTCCGCGATTTCCTTCGCCTTGTCCGCCGCGACATCCGAGTCCGCTTGATCGTCCAAGCCGATCACCTTGACGGTGTAGCCGAGCAGACCGCCCTGGCGATTGAGTTGGTCCGCCATCGTGCGCGCGCCGCCGACGACGGTTTGTCCGCCGTTCGCCTGCCAGCCGGACAACGGCGCGACCGCGTAGACGATGACTTCGCCGCGCGGGGCGGTGGTGCAGGCGGTGGCAATGAGCGCGAGAAGCGCGAGTGTAATTATACATGTCTTCATTCGTATCTCCAGACAATCATGTAATATTTGGCAATTATCCAAATCTTATAGGATTTGAAAGTAACGCGTGAACTACTCATCTCTCCTCTTTCGCTTCTGGCAATTCAACCTTATATCCATATGCTTTCCATTTTTCAATGACAAATTCTTTGAAACCAGGAACCGGTCGTGAATTGCAGACAATTGCTAAATCTTTGCCTGACTTGGAATAAAGAACGTACCCTGTAGAAATCTCATTATTTTCCGGTTTGGGTAATTCCAAATTAACCTGTTCTTGATAATAAAACATTGTGACTTTTTGTGGTAGTCCGTCTTGCATGTACCCCACAGCCTCGTACGAAATTAGTCCGAGATCGTCTAAATGTCTCAACCCATCAAATGTTATTCCGGCATCTTTGTAAATTGTTGATTGGGCATTTTTATCGTAGATCAAAGGTATGGTATCACCCACATTCCAAACGAATGAACAAAGGCTTGAAAAAAGTTCCGCATCTGATTTATCAAGAGATGCTAAGAGGTTGACAGTTCGCTTTGAAAATTTACCAGGAGAATTCGCTTCGCCCGCAAGTATCTTTGCCCAGATCTGTTGCATCTCATCATCAGAGACCAAACGACATCTATCGAAGAAATTTGTAATCCAGTCATCTTCGATTTCTCGAGGCCGCGCATCTTCTCGCACCCCTAAAAGGGCTTTTCGCGTAATTGTCTCAATGTTGTCTTGTTTCTTGGCTTCTTCAATCAGAAATCGATGCAACGCGCGTCGTTGCAGATCGGTAATCTCAATTTGCGAGGCTACTTTAATCTTCTCAGCGTGCGCTTCTGCTTCTGCAACCCTTCGAATCTGATACGGTCGAAAGATTCCACCAACTGCATCCGAAATTTTCTCGATCAAGACTGTAGCTGGTTTAGAAATCTCACCAATATTTATGAGTGCATTATTGTCCGACATGGGTTGCGTCTCCTTTTAGGAATTGTTTCACACAAATAGCAAAGTGTCTTTTTACTTTTCACTTCCCCCGATACACCTCATCCATCGCGCCTTGCAACTCGTTCAACTTCGCGACCTGGTCGGCAATGTCATCGCGCAAGCGTTGCGCGCGGCTGTCTGCGCCTCTCGTCATTTCTACTTTGCCTCTTTCAACACACGTTCCAACAAATCTGTGACGCCAAGTTGAGTTGACCATTGGCGCAAATAATCCAAATCCAAGCGCGCACCTTGCATCTTGACCACACCCAGCACATCGCGCCATTGCCGTTCCGATGTTTCGCCACCCAGCCGATACCATTCCAGTTTCGACAGAATCGTGTCCTCGGCGCTGGCGATGAACGCCGTGCGTTCGGGTTCGGTCGCGACGATTTGAGCCACGCGGCGCGCGAATTGCGCTTTATCATACGGGCGATTTTTTTGCGCGAACACGTCAACCTTGAACATCGTTTCCATGTGAATTGCATTGAAACTGCGTTGATGCTTCACCGCGTCACGAATCGCTTCCGCGTCCACATAGAATGCACCAGAAAGAGCACGCGCGAGCGGCTCGGCATGTTCCAAACGCAAATCTGCGACCAGGTCTGCATCCATCGTCGAGCGCGGTTCGCCGTACACCGCGCTGGCAAGCGATCCGCCAATCAGATAACGCACTCCCAGTTTTTCGAGCGCTTCAATTACCAACAGAGTAACCGCAATCGGTTCAGTGATCATAATGACCTTCGCCATACACTCGCGCGGCAAGTTTCTCGCCCAGCAACAAATCTGCCAAACGTCGCTGCAGTTCGGCATCGGATGCGTCCGGATAGCGTTCTCGCAAACCTGCGAGTGCGAGCATCCGCACGGTTTGATTCAGCTCGCCAACCATTTCCATTTTGCGCCACGATGGTGCGCGGCGGAGCAATTCGATTTGCACGCGTTCCGCTTCGGTTGTGGTGTCTGCGGATAGTGTACTCACTTTTTACTTTCGCCTCTTCACTTTTTACTTGCGTAGACCTCATCCATCGCGCCTTGCAACTCGTTCAACTTCGCGACCTGGTCGGCGATGTCATCGCGCAAACGTTGCGCGCGGCTGTCGGCAACATCGTCTTTCGAGCGAATCAACATCAACTGCGAATACACCGTGCCGAGGGCGGTCAGCGTCGCGTCGAGTTGCAGTTCTGCGCGTTCCATCGTTTGTTGCAACTGGTCGAGATTTTCTACTTGCGCGCGTTTCGATTCGAGCGCGTGCCGCGCTTGCTCGCGCACCGCGTCGTCATCTTCGCGCGCCACCCGTTCCATCAGTTCCCTGATTTCCCGCGGCGCGCTTTTCGCGTCGTGCTTGATGATCTCATCGCGCTCGAAATCATCCAGCCGCTGCGCCAATCGAAAAATCTGCGCGATCCAATTCGCGATGCCGGTCGTCGAATCTTGCAAGTGCTCGCGCAGAATGCCTTGCTCGCTATTGCGAATCGTCGCTTCGATGCGCTTACGATAATCGAGCGCGCGTTCGACGGAGGCGCGTAGTTTCTGCGTTTGAATGCTCGCGGGATTGAATTCCTCGCGAAACATTTCCGCGACGACTTGCGCGCCGGTGTTCACATCTTGAATGCTCGTAACGATGATCGCGATTTCCGCGACCGCGCCGATGATGAGCCAGTACCACCACTGCCACCATTCGAAGGGACGCGGCACAAAGTACGCGAGCAGAATCGTCAATGCAATCGTCGCCGCGCTTTCGAAACGAAAGATCGCGTGCGTGATGATCGCGCTCGTGGCGCGGGTGCGGATGGGAGTATTTTTCGACATATTTTATCTGCGAAGCGAATCCACGCTAATTCTTATCGCCCACGAAGAGCACGAAGGACACGAAAAAATCTTTGTGCGCCTTCGTGCCCTTCGTGGGCAGAATATTTTCTGGGTTTATCCGCGTTCGTCCGCGTTTGTCCGCGTCCGATTATTTGGTCTCGTCCTTTTTCTCCGACTTCAAACTCTGCCGAATCTGTTCGCGCAGGGCTTCGGCTTCTGGCGAACGTTGTACATCCTGGGTCGCCGAGACGCCCATTCGCTCGGACAACAAGAGCGCCATCAGTCCTTCCATCACGTTGCCCGTGCCGCCTTGCTTGCCGTCGCCGCCGCCGATCAACACGCGCGGCACCACATCCACACGCGATTGTTGAATCGCTTCGGCGAAGCGATTGAGCACGGTTTGCGTAACCTGGAATTGCGGTCCGCCGTACGCGCGCACTTGCTCTTCGGTCGCCAATGCTTGCGCGATACCGATGCGCGCAACTTTTTCCGATTCGGCTTCGGCGAGCGTGCGAATCTGCGCGGCTTGTTGCACCGCACGTTGATACTCGGCTTTACCCTGGTTCGATTGCACCGTGATGCTCAACTCGGACTCGGTGATGTGCTTTTGCATTTCCGCGCGCGCCTGCGCCTCGCGCAGTTCGCGTTCCTTCACCGCCGCGGTTTCTTGCCGACCGTACGTCTCGACCTGTTCCGTCGCGACCTGGCGCGAGCGCAACTGCATCAAAATCGTTTCGATTTGTTGATCGCCCACAGGCGGCGCGGGTGTGCCGATCAGCACTTCTTCGAGTTGGAGATTGTAATGCGT
This region includes:
- a CDS encoding branched-chain amino acid ABC transporter substrate-binding protein encodes the protein MKTCIITLALLALIATACTTAPRGEVIVYAVAPLSGWQANGGQTVVGGARTMADQLNRQGGLLGYTVKVIGLDDQADSDVAADKAKEIADAIKQGKKVIGVIGHLNSGQTLAAMQVYKDLPLIVITPTASEVSLTKQGYRNFFRVNATDAAQAPALAKFIVEQLGGKRVVVVHADNEYGNGLRDQMANAFKSLNITPAAVVKIPEAQTTYAKFIPQIKNAQPDVVFLAGYETEGMVLLPELRDAGINAKFICSDGCFNSTYVDEAAPASEGTYVGAISPDPKIVGDKAWWSDYQKVESRNPDTYSVPGYAAMAVLAEGVKKANTLDAARVADAIRALDLATLVGKVNYDASGDLKEQRVFVFQVKEGAFVQVYPKP
- a CDS encoding DUF2806 domain-containing protein yields the protein MSDNNALINIGEISKPATVLIEKISDAVGGIFRPYQIRRVAEAEAHAEKIKVASQIEITDLQRRALHRFLIEEAKKQDNIETITRKALLGVREDARPREIEDDWITNFFDRCRLVSDDEMQQIWAKILAGEANSPGKFSKRTVNLLASLDKSDAELFSSLCSFVWNVGDTIPLIYDKNAQSTIYKDAGITFDGLRHLDDLGLISYEAVGYMQDGLPQKVTMFYYQEQVNLELPKPENNEISTGYVLYSKSGKDLAIVCNSRPVPGFKEFVIEKWKAYGYKVELPEAKEER